The Metabacillus sediminilitoris genome window below encodes:
- a CDS encoding YpzI family protein: MGKDRQEKKLRKSERVESDRDQSLNYPGATTLEGPDSARERNK, encoded by the coding sequence ATGGGAAAAGATCGACAAGAAAAAAAACTTAGGAAGAGCGAACGAGTAGAATCAGACCGAGATCAATCACTTAATTACCCTGGAGCAACAACATTAGAGGGACCTGATTCAGCAAGAGAACGAAATAAATAA
- a CDS encoding YphA family membrane protein codes for MEGIFFYWFMWLAWIVSTFLMKKGKMRLMMSFFILFTIVISKFYMEIGQFNIRVSLLLFLCMGYYLVVKQKGRKTFIFYMSSFTLTFAYSGILLFRIYDPVWFVFDYRLIISIIISLLAIYLVKQTIQKYALYIISVCQGEFIYCFIMGEFHNGLIIGTSAFLDIVVIGCSIIYLWSITQHIILLIEQSIQKPAKGEARLK; via the coding sequence GTGGAAGGAATTTTTTTTTATTGGTTTATGTGGTTAGCCTGGATTGTTTCAACTTTTTTGATGAAAAAAGGAAAAATGAGACTGATGATGTCATTTTTTATTTTATTTACTATTGTCATCAGTAAATTTTATATGGAAATAGGCCAATTTAATATAAGGGTTTCCTTATTGTTGTTTTTATGTATGGGCTATTATCTTGTTGTGAAACAAAAAGGACGTAAAACATTTATATTTTATATGTCTTCATTCACTTTAACATTTGCCTATTCTGGAATTTTACTTTTTCGAATTTATGATCCAGTTTGGTTTGTATTTGATTATCGATTAATTATAAGTATCATCATTAGTCTGTTAGCTATTTATTTAGTAAAACAAACAATCCAAAAGTACGCTCTTTATATCATTTCTGTATGCCAAGGGGAATTTATCTACTGCTTCATTATGGGTGAATTTCATAATGGTTTAATTATTGGTACTTCAGCCTTTTTGGATATAGTGGTCATTGGTTGCTCGATTATCTATCTTTGGTCAATCACACAGCATATTATTTTACTAATTGAACAATCAATACAAAAACCTGCAAAAGGAGAAGCAAGGCTAAAATGA
- the cmk gene encoding (d)CMP kinase encodes MKQKLSIAIDGPAAAGKSTVAKIIAEHYSYIYIDTGAMYRALTYKALENNIDLHDEDKVADVLSTINIELLPTEEGQNVMVNEENVTEIIRSNEVTNNVSIVAMHSKVREEMLKRQRQLAREGGVVMDGRDIGTHVLPNAELKIFLRASVEERAKRRHEENQKKGFSSNLEQLKQEIANRDKLDSEREVAPLRKADDAIEIDTTALSILDVVNKIENYIEERL; translated from the coding sequence ATGAAACAAAAACTATCTATAGCAATTGACGGTCCAGCTGCAGCTGGAAAAAGCACGGTTGCGAAAATAATTGCTGAACATTATTCATACATTTATATTGATACTGGTGCCATGTATCGAGCATTGACATACAAAGCATTAGAAAATAACATCGATTTACATGATGAAGACAAAGTGGCAGATGTTCTATCAACAATAAATATTGAACTTCTTCCTACTGAAGAAGGCCAAAATGTAATGGTGAACGAAGAGAATGTAACAGAAATTATTCGTTCTAATGAAGTTACAAATAATGTATCCATTGTTGCTATGCACTCAAAGGTCAGGGAGGAAATGTTAAAAAGACAACGTCAATTAGCAAGAGAAGGTGGCGTTGTGATGGATGGCCGAGATATTGGTACACATGTTTTACCAAATGCAGAGCTGAAAATCTTTTTAAGAGCATCTGTTGAAGAGAGAGCAAAAAGACGTCACGAGGAAAATCAAAAAAAGGGCTTCTCATCTAATCTTGAACAATTAAAACAAGAAATTGCAAATCGTGATAAACTTGATTCAGAAAGAGAAGTTGCACCATTAAGAAAAGCAGATGATGCAATAGAAATTGACACGACAGCTTTGTCTATCCTCGATGTAGTTAATAAAATAGAAAATTATATAGAAGAAAGGCTTTGA
- a CDS encoding NAD(P)H-dependent glycerol-3-phosphate dehydrogenase: protein MEQITVLGAGSWGTALAIVLADNGHNVKLWGHRPQLINEINETRKNEKYLPGVVLPEKIEGFSDLKQSLAGARTVVLAVPTKAIRGVLSDISKVINDAIIIVHVSKGIEPDSLLRISEIIEEEMPSQLLKDVVVLSGPSHAEEVSQRHITTVTSSSKNMAAAEYIQDLFINQHFRVYTNPDIIGVEIGGALKNIIALAAGITDGLGYGDNAKAALITRGLAEIARLGSKMGGNPLTFSGLTGIGDLIVTCTSVHSRNWRAGNLLGKGQKLEEVLENMGMVVEGVRTTKAAYQLARKYNVKMPITEALYDVLFNEKEPKIAVDSLMARVKTHEMEDLVNIMENR from the coding sequence GTGGAACAGATTACAGTGTTAGGAGCCGGCAGTTGGGGTACGGCATTAGCGATTGTACTTGCAGATAACGGACATAATGTGAAATTATGGGGCCATCGTCCACAATTAATTAACGAAATAAATGAAACACGAAAAAATGAAAAATACCTTCCTGGTGTTGTGTTACCGGAGAAAATTGAAGGTTTTTCAGATCTAAAGCAAAGCTTAGCGGGTGCCCGGACTGTTGTATTGGCAGTACCAACGAAAGCAATTAGAGGTGTTTTAAGCGATATTTCAAAGGTCATTAATGATGCAATCATAATTGTTCATGTGAGCAAAGGGATTGAGCCTGATTCATTGCTTCGTATATCAGAAATTATTGAAGAAGAAATGCCTAGTCAATTATTAAAAGACGTCGTAGTCTTATCTGGACCAAGCCACGCCGAAGAGGTGAGTCAAAGACATATTACAACTGTCACATCTTCTTCAAAAAATATGGCTGCTGCTGAATATATACAAGATTTGTTTATTAATCAACACTTCCGTGTATATACAAACCCTGATATTATCGGAGTTGAAATAGGGGGAGCTTTAAAAAACATTATTGCATTAGCAGCAGGTATAACAGACGGTCTTGGGTATGGAGATAATGCCAAAGCTGCCCTTATTACTCGAGGACTTGCTGAAATTGCACGATTAGGAAGTAAAATGGGTGGAAATCCATTAACGTTTTCAGGACTAACAGGTATAGGTGACCTAATTGTGACATGTACAAGTGTACATTCTCGTAACTGGAGAGCAGGAAACTTACTTGGAAAAGGCCAAAAATTAGAAGAAGTGTTAGAAAACATGGGAATGGTTGTTGAAGGTGTTCGAACAACAAAGGCGGCATATCAATTAGCTCGTAAATATAATGTGAAAATGCCAATTACAGAGGCGTTATATGATGTGTTATTTAATGAGAAGGAACCAAAGATTGCTGTTGATTCTTTAATGGCTCGTGTAAAAACACATGAAATGGAAGATTTAGTGAATATAATGGAGAATCGTTAA
- the folE gene encoding GTP cyclohydrolase I FolE, with the protein MGEVNKEKIEQAVRLILEAIGEDPTREGLLDTPKRVAKMYGEVFSGLKEDPSEHFKTIFGEDHEELVLVKDIPFYSMCEHHLVPFYGKAHVAYIPKGGKVTGLSKLARAVEAVAKRPQLQERITSTIADSINDSLDPHGVMVVVEAEHMCMTMRGVKKPGSQTITSAVRGIFRKDNAARSEVLSLINK; encoded by the coding sequence ATGGGAGAAGTAAACAAAGAAAAAATTGAACAAGCAGTAAGACTTATATTAGAAGCAATTGGTGAAGATCCGACACGTGAAGGATTACTTGATACACCAAAAAGAGTTGCAAAGATGTACGGTGAAGTATTCAGCGGTTTAAAGGAAGACCCATCAGAACATTTTAAAACAATTTTTGGTGAAGATCATGAAGAGTTAGTATTAGTAAAAGATATTCCATTTTATTCTATGTGTGAGCACCATTTAGTTCCCTTTTATGGAAAAGCACACGTAGCTTATATACCAAAAGGCGGAAAAGTGACTGGTTTAAGTAAGCTTGCCCGAGCAGTTGAAGCGGTTGCAAAAAGACCTCAATTACAAGAACGAATAACATCTACTATAGCTGATAGTATTAATGATTCGCTTGATCCGCATGGTGTTATGGTTGTTGTTGAAGCTGAACACATGTGTATGACGATGAGAGGTGTTAAAAAGCCTGGTTCACAGACGATTACATCTGCAGTAAGAGGTATTTTTCGAAAAGATAATGCGGCAAGATCAGAGGTTTTATCATTAATTAACAAATAA
- the rpsA gene encoding 30S ribosomal protein S1, with the protein MVEELNNVHVETPEVGNIVKGIVTKVEEKQVIVEIENCKHSGIIPISELSSLHVEKASDVISENDELELKVLKVEDEALVLSKRAVDAEKAWDSLEQKFNTKEVFEAEVKDVVKGGLVVDLGVRGFIPASLVEAHFVEDFSDYMGKTLSLIVVELDREKNRVILSHRAVIEKEQTEKKSFILDSLKVGSTIEGTVQRLTDFGAFVDIGGIDGLVHISQLSHTHIEKPSEVVEEGQKVTVKVLSVDRDNERISLSIKETLPGPWSNITDKVKPGDVLEGEVRRLVSFGAFVEILPGVEGLVHISQISNKHIGTPQEVLEEKQVVKVKVLDVNEADQRISLSIRELEESPKATDEDFRQYQAQEESTSGFQLGEMIGDQLKKLK; encoded by the coding sequence ATGGTAGAAGAATTAAATAACGTACATGTTGAAACACCTGAGGTTGGAAATATTGTAAAAGGAATTGTAACAAAGGTAGAAGAAAAGCAGGTTATTGTAGAAATAGAAAACTGTAAGCACTCTGGTATCATTCCTATTAGTGAGCTTTCAAGTCTTCATGTTGAAAAGGCATCAGATGTGATAAGTGAAAATGACGAACTAGAATTAAAGGTTTTAAAAGTTGAAGATGAAGCATTAGTTCTTTCAAAAAGAGCTGTTGATGCGGAAAAAGCTTGGGACTCATTAGAACAAAAATTTAATACAAAAGAAGTCTTTGAAGCTGAAGTGAAGGATGTAGTGAAGGGCGGCCTTGTGGTTGATTTAGGTGTACGCGGCTTTATTCCTGCTTCTTTAGTTGAAGCACATTTCGTTGAGGACTTCTCAGATTATATGGGCAAAACTCTTTCATTAATCGTAGTTGAGTTAGATCGTGAGAAAAACAGAGTGATTTTATCTCATCGTGCAGTAATTGAAAAGGAACAAACTGAAAAAAAATCATTCATATTGGATTCTCTTAAAGTTGGTTCAACAATCGAGGGTACGGTTCAACGCCTAACAGACTTCGGTGCATTTGTTGATATTGGAGGAATTGACGGTTTAGTTCATATCTCTCAATTGTCACATACACATATCGAAAAACCTTCCGAGGTAGTCGAAGAAGGCCAAAAAGTAACTGTAAAAGTACTGTCAGTAGACCGTGATAATGAAAGAATTTCTCTTTCTATTAAAGAAACCCTTCCAGGACCTTGGTCTAATATTACTGATAAAGTAAAACCGGGAGACGTTCTTGAAGGTGAAGTCAGACGATTAGTTTCGTTTGGTGCATTTGTAGAAATTTTACCTGGTGTTGAAGGTCTTGTGCACATTTCACAAATATCGAATAAACATATTGGAACACCTCAGGAAGTTCTTGAGGAAAAACAAGTTGTGAAAGTGAAAGTTTTAGATGTAAATGAAGCAGATCAACGTATTTCGTTAAGTATCCGTGAATTAGAAGAATCTCCTAAAGCAACAGATGAGGATTTTCGTCAATACCAAGCTCAAGAAGAATCTACATCTGGATTCCAATTAGGTGAGATGATTGGAGATCAACTAAAAAAACTGAAGTAA
- the der gene encoding ribosome biogenesis GTPase Der, with product MAKPIVAIVGRPNVGKSTIFNRIVGERVSIVEDIPGVTRDRIYSSGEWLNYQFNIIDTGGIDIGDEPFLAQIRQQAEIAIEEADVIIFLTNGREGVTAADEEVAKILYRSNKPIVLAVNKVDNPEMRANIYDFYSLGFGEPYPISGSHGLGLGDLLDEVAKHFKNIGTDDYDDSTIKFSLIGRPNVGKSSLVNAILGEDRVIVSDIAGTTRDAIDTVYKYEGQEFVIIDTAGMRKKGKVYETTEKYSVLRALKAIDRSDVILVVIDGEEGIIEQDKHIAGYAHEAGKAVIIVVNKWDAVEKDERTMKKFEENIRDHFKFLDYAPIVYLSAKTKKRIHTLMPNIIRASENHSRRVQTNVLNDVVMDAVAMNPTPTHKGKRLKIFYTAQVAVNPPTFVVFVNDPELMHFSYERFLENRIRAAFEFEGTPIKIFARERK from the coding sequence ATGGCAAAACCAATTGTAGCAATTGTTGGACGTCCAAATGTAGGAAAATCTACTATTTTTAACCGAATCGTTGGGGAACGTGTCTCGATAGTAGAGGATATTCCCGGTGTAACAAGAGATCGTATTTATAGCTCAGGTGAGTGGCTAAATTATCAATTTAATATTATTGATACAGGTGGAATCGATATTGGTGATGAACCATTTTTAGCGCAAATTCGCCAACAAGCAGAAATCGCAATTGAAGAAGCAGATGTTATCATTTTTTTAACAAATGGTCGTGAAGGTGTGACAGCTGCTGATGAAGAAGTGGCCAAAATTCTTTATCGTTCAAATAAACCGATTGTGCTTGCAGTCAATAAAGTGGACAATCCTGAAATGCGAGCAAATATTTACGATTTTTATTCACTAGGGTTTGGTGAACCATATCCAATTTCAGGATCACATGGATTAGGGCTTGGTGACTTATTAGATGAAGTTGCAAAACACTTCAAAAATATTGGTACAGATGATTATGATGATTCAACGATAAAATTTTCTTTGATTGGCAGACCAAATGTTGGGAAATCTTCTCTGGTTAATGCGATTTTAGGTGAAGATCGTGTCATTGTAAGTGATATTGCAGGAACAACTCGTGATGCTATTGATACAGTTTATAAATATGAAGGACAAGAATTTGTTATCATCGATACAGCTGGGATGAGGAAAAAAGGTAAAGTGTATGAAACGACTGAAAAATATAGTGTTCTTCGGGCTCTAAAGGCAATCGACCGATCAGACGTTATATTAGTTGTGATTGATGGGGAAGAGGGAATTATCGAACAAGATAAGCATATTGCAGGATATGCTCATGAAGCTGGCAAAGCTGTTATTATTGTTGTGAATAAATGGGATGCTGTTGAAAAAGATGAGCGTACAATGAAAAAGTTCGAAGAAAACATTCGTGATCATTTTAAATTTTTAGATTACGCACCTATTGTATACTTATCAGCAAAGACAAAAAAACGAATTCATACGCTGATGCCTAACATTATTCGAGCGAGCGAAAATCACTCAAGAAGAGTTCAAACAAATGTATTAAATGATGTTGTGATGGATGCTGTTGCAATGAATCCAACACCAACACATAAAGGAAAACGTTTAAAAATATTTTATACGGCCCAAGTTGCTGTTAATCCTCCAACATTTGTTGTATTTGTAAATGATCCGGAACTCATGCATTTTTCTTATGAACGATTCTTAGAAAACCGAATTAGAGCAGCATTTGAATTTGAAGGTACTCCTATTAAAATATTTGCTAGAGAAAGAAAATAA
- a CDS encoding lysophospholipid acyltransferase family protein — protein MSLYPFARSVVAGILKPTYRIKVEGRENFPKEGGVLLCTNHISNFDPPVVGVTAPRKVFFMAKAELFKVPILKDLLHNFGTFPVNRGGSDREALRTGLKILKEGNVLGFFPEGTRSKNGELGKGQAGAGFFALRSTAAVVPCAIKGPYKPFKTLRVIYGKPINMDEYREKKIAADEMSNIIMDEIGKLLKK, from the coding sequence GTGTCTTTATATCCATTTGCAAGATCTGTCGTAGCAGGTATATTAAAACCCACATATAGAATTAAAGTCGAGGGGAGAGAAAATTTCCCAAAAGAAGGCGGCGTACTTCTTTGCACGAATCATATTAGTAATTTTGATCCTCCGGTCGTAGGGGTTACAGCACCTAGAAAAGTTTTTTTTATGGCAAAAGCAGAGCTTTTTAAAGTGCCAATATTAAAGGATTTACTACATAATTTTGGTACATTCCCAGTGAATCGCGGCGGTAGTGATCGAGAAGCACTACGTACAGGCTTAAAAATTTTAAAAGAAGGAAATGTTTTAGGCTTTTTTCCTGAAGGAACAAGAAGTAAAAATGGAGAATTAGGTAAAGGGCAGGCAGGAGCGGGCTTCTTTGCACTCCGTTCAACTGCAGCTGTAGTTCCATGTGCCATTAAAGGACCATATAAACCTTTCAAAACTTTACGAGTTATTTACGGTAAACCTATTAATATGGATGAATACCGGGAGAAAAAAATAGCAGCTGATGAGATGTCAAATATCATAATGGATGAAATAGGTAAGCTTCTAAAAAAATAA
- the fni gene encoding type 2 isopentenyl-diphosphate Delta-isomerase, with translation MSKRAQRKLEHIQHTLALGQQRLNGFDDITLIHQSLPNLSVAKIDLSTKVGELILSSPLLINAMTGGGGIDTMKINEALARAAHETNIAIAVGSQMSAIKDKSEQPSYKIMRKVNKDGIIFGNLGSEATPEQAKIAIEMIEANALQIHLNVVQELVMPEGDRDFTNVLKRIEKIVQHVDVPVIVKEVGFGMNREVAAKLSEIGVAAIDVGGFGGTNFSKIENLRRQRILHNFDHWGISTAVSIAEVISIKGNISVIGSGGIQNALDLAKSIALGASAAGVAGFLLKLYIEKGYDALVHEIINILEDLTYIMTALGAKTVDELQRVPLIIFGNTHHWLNERGIDTKRYSVRE, from the coding sequence GTGAGCAAAAGAGCACAAAGAAAATTAGAACATATCCAGCATACCTTGGCATTAGGTCAACAAAGATTAAATGGATTTGATGATATTACATTAATACACCAAAGCTTACCAAACCTATCAGTCGCAAAAATTGATTTATCTACAAAAGTTGGCGAACTTATTTTAAGTTCGCCTCTTTTAATAAATGCGATGACAGGCGGCGGTGGCATTGATACGATGAAAATCAATGAAGCACTAGCTAGAGCTGCTCATGAAACAAATATAGCGATTGCTGTAGGTTCGCAAATGTCTGCTATTAAAGATAAAAGCGAGCAGCCGTCTTATAAAATCATGAGGAAGGTTAATAAGGACGGAATCATCTTCGGGAATTTAGGCAGTGAAGCAACCCCGGAACAAGCAAAAATTGCGATTGAGATGATTGAAGCGAATGCTTTACAAATTCATTTAAATGTTGTACAAGAACTAGTCATGCCAGAAGGTGATCGTGATTTCACAAATGTATTAAAAAGAATTGAAAAAATTGTTCAACATGTTGATGTACCTGTTATTGTTAAAGAAGTTGGTTTTGGTATGAACCGTGAAGTTGCAGCAAAACTTAGCGAAATTGGTGTTGCTGCTATTGATGTAGGTGGTTTTGGAGGTACTAATTTTTCAAAAATAGAAAATTTAAGAAGACAACGAATACTCCATAATTTTGATCATTGGGGAATTTCTACTGCAGTATCAATTGCAGAGGTAATCAGTATAAAAGGAAATATCTCTGTCATCGGCTCTGGGGGGATTCAAAATGCGCTTGATCTTGCTAAGTCAATTGCATTAGGTGCATCAGCGGCAGGTGTTGCAGGTTTTTTACTGAAGTTATACATAGAAAAGGGTTATGATGCATTAGTGCATGAAATCATAAACATCCTAGAGGACTTAACCTATATTATGACAGCGCTCGGAGCAAAAACTGTTGACGAACTACAGCGTGTACCATTAATCATATTTGGGAATACCCATCATTGGTTAAATGAAAGAGGTATTGATACAAAGAGATATAGCGTTAGAGAATAA
- the hbs gene encoding non-specific DNA-binding protein Hbs — protein MNKTELINAVAEASELSKKDATKAVDAVFDTILDALKDGDKVQLIGFGNFEVRERAARKGRNPQTGEEIEIAASKVPAFKPGKALKDAVAGK, from the coding sequence ATGAATAAAACAGAACTTATCAATGCAGTAGCAGAAGCTAGTGAATTATCTAAAAAAGACGCAACTAAAGCAGTTGATGCTGTTTTCGATACAATTTTAGATGCACTTAAAGATGGTGACAAAGTTCAACTTATCGGTTTTGGTAACTTTGAAGTACGTGAACGTGCGGCTCGTAAAGGTCGTAACCCACAAACTGGTGAAGAGATCGAAATCGCTGCAAGCAAGGTGCCTGCTTTCAAACCAGGTAAAGCACTTAAAGATGCTGTAGCAGGGAAATAA
- a CDS encoding capping complex subunit for YIEGIA, which produces MSTELEKYILAIITTDESRAAGGTAIFICKTKEEMHVYAKNLEAILDGIAHGIGDDLYVVVKH; this is translated from the coding sequence ATGAGTACAGAACTTGAAAAATATATACTTGCCATTATAACAACAGATGAATCAAGAGCAGCAGGCGGTACAGCGATCTTTATTTGTAAGACCAAAGAGGAAATGCATGTCTATGCAAAAAACCTTGAAGCCATATTAGATGGTATTGCTCATGGAATTGGTGATGATTTATATGTTGTCGTCAAACACTAA
- the mtrB gene encoding trp RNA-binding attenuation protein MtrB, with protein MNPKNDFVVIKAIEDGVNVIGLTRGSDTRFHHSEKLDKGEVMIAQFTEHTSAIKIRGKAQIQTVIGEMESDSRK; from the coding sequence ATGAATCCAAAAAATGACTTCGTTGTTATTAAAGCAATTGAAGATGGCGTAAATGTGATTGGACTTACAAGAGGGTCTGACACTAGATTTCACCATTCTGAAAAATTAGATAAAGGTGAAGTAATGATCGCACAGTTTACTGAGCATACATCAGCAATAAAAATTCGCGGAAAAGCGCAAATTCAAACCGTCATTGGAGAAATGGAAAGTGATTCACGTAAATAA
- a CDS encoding DUF2768 domain-containing protein, translated as MSAALMKMWISFASMGFMFVAILFIYLSRFKLKGILKVIMTILAYIFMILAGLIILFVVFSGPVSE; from the coding sequence ATGAGTGCAGCCCTTATGAAAATGTGGATCTCATTTGCATCAATGGGGTTTATGTTTGTAGCTATTTTGTTTATCTATTTAAGCCGTTTTAAATTGAAGGGAATACTTAAAGTCATTATGACAATATTAGCTTATATTTTTATGATTCTAGCAGGACTAATCATTTTGTTCGTCGTTTTTAGCGGACCTGTTTCAGAATAA
- the spoIVA gene encoding stage IV sporulation protein A, which produces MEKVDIFKDIAERTGGDIYLGVVGAVRTGKSTFIKKFMELVVLPNIENESDKARAQDELPQSAAGKTIMTTEPKFVPNQAVSIHVDEGLDVNIRLVDCVGYTVPGAKGYEDENGPRMINTPWYEEPIPFHEAAEIGTRKVIQEHSTLGCVITTDGSIGDIPRKDYVEAEERVIEELKEVGKPFIIIINTVRPYHPETETLRQQLNEKYDIPVLAMSVESMREADVLNVLRESLYEFPVLEVNVNLPSWVMVLRENHWLRESYQEAVKDTVKDIKRLRDVDRVVGQFSEYDFINRASLAGIEMGQGIAEIDLYAPDDLYDQILKEVVGVEIRGKDHLLQLMQDFAYAKAEYDQVADGLRMVKQTGYGIAAPALSDMSLDEPEIIRQGSRFGVRLKAVAPSIHMIKVDVESEFAPIIGTEKQSEELVRYLMQDFEDNPLSIWNSDIFGRSLSSIVREGIQAKLSLMPENARYKLKETLERIINEGSGGLIAIIL; this is translated from the coding sequence TTGGAAAAAGTAGATATTTTCAAGGATATCGCTGAACGAACTGGTGGCGATATATATTTAGGAGTAGTTGGTGCAGTTAGAACAGGTAAATCTACTTTTATTAAAAAGTTCATGGAATTAGTTGTTCTACCTAACATTGAAAACGAATCTGACAAAGCTAGAGCTCAAGATGAATTACCACAAAGTGCAGCTGGTAAAACGATTATGACAACTGAGCCGAAATTTGTCCCAAATCAAGCAGTATCCATTCACGTGGATGAGGGACTTGATGTTAATATTAGATTAGTAGACTGTGTAGGTTACACTGTACCTGGCGCTAAAGGTTATGAGGATGAAAATGGTCCTCGTATGATTAATACTCCTTGGTATGAAGAGCCAATACCATTTCATGAAGCAGCTGAAATTGGCACACGTAAAGTTATACAAGAGCATTCTACACTTGGGTGTGTCATAACAACAGATGGTTCAATAGGTGATATTCCACGTAAAGATTACGTTGAAGCAGAAGAACGAGTGATTGAAGAATTAAAAGAAGTTGGAAAGCCATTTATTATCATCATTAATACGGTTCGTCCTTATCATCCGGAAACAGAGACCCTTCGTCAGCAATTAAATGAAAAATATGACATTCCGGTTCTTGCGATGAGTGTTGAAAGCATGCGGGAAGCAGACGTTTTAAATGTCCTAAGAGAATCGTTATATGAATTCCCAGTACTAGAGGTTAATGTTAATCTTCCTAGCTGGGTAATGGTTTTAAGAGAAAATCACTGGTTACGAGAAAGTTATCAAGAGGCAGTGAAAGATACTGTTAAGGATATTAAAAGACTACGGGACGTTGATCGTGTAGTCGGTCAATTTAGTGAATATGATTTTATTAACAGAGCGAGCCTGGCTGGAATTGAAATGGGTCAAGGTATTGCAGAGATCGATTTATATGCACCTGATGATTTATATGACCAAATTCTTAAAGAAGTTGTAGGTGTAGAAATTCGCGGAAAAGATCATCTGCTTCAACTCATGCAAGACTTTGCTTATGCAAAAGCAGAGTATGATCAAGTAGCTGACGGCTTAAGAATGGTTAAGCAAACAGGATATGGAATTGCCGCGCCTGCATTATCAGATATGAGTCTCGATGAGCCAGAAATTATACGTCAAGGGTCAAGATTTGGTGTCCGTCTTAAGGCTGTTGCCCCTTCTATTCATATGATCAAGGTCGATGTTGAATCTGAATTTGCCCCAATTATTGGAACTGAGAAGCAATCAGAGGAATTAGTTCGCTATTTAATGCAAGATTTCGAGGATAATCCATTATCAATCTGGAATTCTGATATTTTCGGGCGAAGCTTAAGTTCAATCGTACGTGAAGGTATTCAAGCAAAGCTATCATTAATGCCTGAAAATGCTCGTTACAAACTTAAAGAGACATTGGAAAGAATTATAAATGAAGGCTCTGGTGGATTAATAGCAATCATTTTATAA
- a CDS encoding YIEGIA family protein, whose translation MNEYTMPVLFGVIVGILTRLHMLRTDYRQYPTYLHGKIIHVALGVIAAGLGTVAVPSIMEEDFTAITFLTLAASQFRDVRNMERNTLTVLDGFELVPRGSTYIEGIAIAFESRNYLVIFTSLLTTFAYLVVNFYAAIIVGAICFFISRKLMAGSRIKDLVTIEYVEPHFEGAGLYVGNIYIMNIGIPDKQEAVLKYGMGFVLTPKNFNSSTTIANLGQRQAILHDVSTALGVVRDSGEPSLVPLAKRDLNDGRLGVFVLPQDRNVEKAMRVIGEVPTLENAIRMPSEAKANRRGGI comes from the coding sequence ATGAATGAATATACAATGCCGGTGCTTTTTGGAGTAATAGTAGGAATACTCACAAGGCTCCATATGCTTAGAACAGATTACAGGCAATATCCAACATACTTACATGGGAAGATCATCCATGTTGCACTTGGTGTTATTGCTGCTGGGTTAGGTACAGTTGCTGTCCCATCAATTATGGAAGAGGATTTTACAGCGATTACTTTTCTAACATTGGCAGCATCGCAATTTCGTGATGTTCGAAACATGGAACGAAATACACTTACTGTTTTAGATGGTTTTGAACTTGTTCCGCGTGGTAGTACATACATTGAAGGCATTGCTATTGCCTTTGAAAGTAGGAATTATCTTGTTATTTTCACTTCATTATTAACTACATTTGCTTATTTGGTTGTTAATTTTTATGCTGCAATTATTGTCGGAGCCATTTGCTTTTTTATTTCTAGAAAATTAATGGCAGGAAGTCGAATTAAAGATCTTGTTACAATCGAATATGTAGAACCACATTTTGAAGGTGCCGGTTTGTATGTTGGAAATATATATATTATGAATATTGGGATACCTGATAAACAGGAGGCTGTCTTAAAATATGGGATGGGGTTTGTGTTAACGCCTAAAAACTTTAATTCATCAACAACGATTGCAAATCTAGGTCAAAGGCAAGCAATCCTTCATGATGTTTCAACTGCACTTGGAGTTGTTAGAGATTCAGGAGAGCCATCATTGGTTCCTTTAGCGAAAAGAGATTTAAATGATGGACGCCTAGGTGTCTTTGTTCTTCCGCAAGATCGTAATGTTGAAAAGGCAATGCGTGTGATCGGAGAGGTTCCAACACTAGAAAATGCAATAAGGATGCCATCTGAAGCAAAGGCTAACCGTCGAGGGGGTATATGA